TCTCACGATATAGACGCATTCGAACTCCAGCGCCTCTTTGCCAAAGCCGCGCAAGTGAGCGCGGTCGAAACGCACCTGCTGCTGGGCCTTGATCGCCTCTTCGACGATGGCGGGCGCCTGTTTCACCGCCTCGGTGGGCGTGTCGTAGGACAAGCCGAACTCGAACACAATACGTCGTTCCTGCAAGCGCTTGTAGTTCTGGATGGTGCTGCTGATCATGCTGGCATTGGCCATGACGATCTGCTCACCGCCCAGGCTGCGGATGCGAGTAGTCTTCAGCCCAACATGTTCCACCGTGCCGGCCAGTGGGCCGATGACGATGAAATCACCGACTTCGAAGGGTTTGTCGACGGCAATCGACAATGAGGCGAACAGGTCACCCAGGATGTTCTGCACGGCCAGGGCCACGGCAATGCCGCCCACACCCAGGCTGGCCACGAAGGCGGTGATATTGACGCCGAGATTGGACAGCATGGCCAGCAACACTACCGACCACAGCAGCACCCGTGCCCCCCAGGCCGAAAGCGTGGCCAATGCACTGCCTTGATACAGGCCGTCGGCGCTGTGCCGGCTGAAGTAGCGTGTCAGCCCCAGCGCGATGGCGCGATTGACCCAGAGGCCGATCTGCAAGGCGGCGACCACGAACCACAAGCTACTGACCCGGCCCAACCAGCGCTCGGGCAGGTCCAGCATGCTCAAACCGACCAGCAGCGAAGCGAGCAGCAGCAGGCTGTTGCTGGTACCAGCCAGTACCTTGGCCAGCACCTGACTCATCGCCCCGTCATGTTCGGACCAGCGCTGCACCCGGCGCATCAACAGGCCGATGACAGCTCTGGCAATCACGAACGTCAGCACGGCAACGCACAGCGCTACCAACAGGTTGAGGATGGAAATGCCGAAGAATGTGGTGTCGGTGAACAGTTCGATGATTCGATCATTCATGGGGAGCCCACCTCCAGATGGCTCAAGGCAGGGCCGCAAGGCGGCCCCTGGGATTGCGCGGTGACGTGTGGGTTACTTGCCGTGGGTGGCTTTCAGCGCCCTGGCCTGTTCCAGATGGTGTTGCAGCGTTGGCAGCTTGTCGCTGGCAAAGGCCTTCAGCTCAGGCTTGTCGGAGGAGGCGGCCTCTTTCTTGAACAGTTCCACGGCCTTTTCGTGCGCGTCGACCTGGTTATTGACGTAGGACCGGTCGAACGACTCCTCGCGCCATTCGAGGATCATCTTCTTGACCTTGTCGGTCAGCGCCGCCTCGTCGGGCACGCTGATGTCCAGCTTGCGGGCGATATCACCGAGTTCCTGGTTGGCTTTGGTATGGTCTGTAACCATTTGCTGGGC
This window of the Pseudomonas mosselii genome carries:
- a CDS encoding DUF4142 domain-containing protein, which produces MNKPFLKIAGVTLLMGLASLQVQAASSDDFVDAATEAGIAEVVTGNLAHEKSQSADIKQFAQQMVTDHTKANQELGDIARKLDISVPDEAALTDKVKKMILEWREESFDRSYVNNQVDAHEKAVELFKKEAASSDKPELKAFASDKLPTLQHHLEQARALKATHGK
- a CDS encoding mechanosensitive ion channel family protein, coding for MNDRIIELFTDTTFFGISILNLLVALCVAVLTFVIARAVIGLLMRRVQRWSEHDGAMSQVLAKVLAGTSNSLLLLASLLVGLSMLDLPERWLGRVSSLWFVVAALQIGLWVNRAIALGLTRYFSRHSADGLYQGSALATLSAWGARVLLWSVVLLAMLSNLGVNITAFVASLGVGGIAVALAVQNILGDLFASLSIAVDKPFEVGDFIVIGPLAGTVEHVGLKTTRIRSLGGEQIVMANASMISSTIQNYKRLQERRIVFEFGLSYDTPTEAVKQAPAIVEEAIKAQQQVRFDRAHLRGFGKEALEFECVYIVRDPGYNLYMDIQQAINFHLLERFTRIGAKFAVPVRAIKVTALPQPFVQSQVL